One Serinus canaria isolate serCan28SL12 chromosome Z, serCan2020, whole genome shotgun sequence DNA window includes the following coding sequences:
- the STARD4 gene encoding stAR-related lipid transfer protein 4, whose amino-acid sequence MDPLPNPAPLASKLRNTLVRYHSIGDGEWRVAKKTKDATVWRKPSEEFSGYLYKAQGVVEDVTNRIVDHIRPGPYRLDWDSLMTSMDIMETFEENCCVMRYTTAGQLWNIIAPREFVDFSYTTSYEDGLLTCGISLDYGEVRPNFVRGFNHPCGWFCVPLKDSPGHSLLTGYIQTELRGMLPQSAVDTAMSSTLANFYSDLKKALKA is encoded by the exons ATGGATCCCCTGCCCAATCCCGCGCCCTTGGCCTCGAAGCTGCGGAACACGCTGGTTCGGTACCACAGCATCGGAGACGGCGAGTGGCGGGTGGCGAAGAAAACC aaagatgCAACCGTGTGGCGTAAACCATCAGAGGAATTCAGTGGATACCT CTACAAAGCTCAAGGAGTGGTGGAAGATGTTACTAACAGAATAGTGGATCATATTCGGCCTGGACCTTACAGGCTGGACTGGGACAGCCTAATGACTTCAATGGACATCATGGAAACATTTGAAGAG AACTGCTGTGTGATGCGCTATACAACTGCTGGCCAGCTCTGGAACATCATAGCACCGAGGGAGTTTGTTGATTTCTCTTACACTACAAGTTATGAAGATGGGCTTCTAACATGTG GCATAAGCCTGGACTATGGAGAGGTGAGACCAAACTTTGTCCGTGGATTCAATCACCCTTGCGGTTGGTTCTGCGTCCCTCTCAAGGACTCTCCTGGCCACAGTCTTTTGACAGGCTACATCCAGACTGAACTGCGAGGGATGCTACCACAGTCTGCAGTAGACACTGCCATGTCTAGTACCCTGGCCAATTTCTACTCTGACCTCAAAAAGGCACTCAAAGCATAG